From Candidatus Woesearchaeota archaeon, a single genomic window includes:
- a CDS encoding GDP-mannose 4,6-dehydratase, which translates to MKTILVTGGAGFIGSHVCDALISRGDKVVCIDNFNDYYDPSFKHENIQHNIGKKNFVLVKGDFTEHDLLRGIFVEHKIDVICHLGARAGVRPSIEQPLLYEEVNVKGTLNLLECAREFSVKHFVFASSSSVYGDRDKVPFSETDNVEHPISPYAATKRTGELMCYTYHHLYGIKCTCLRFFTVYGPRGRPDMAPYKFVQWVTEGKELTMFGDGSTKRDYTYIADIVSGVVACIDKQFDYEIINLGNNNPVSLKEFISIVENLVGKKAIIKKMPMQPGDVSMTYADVSKAGKLLGYKPTTSFAEGMKKFVEWYRSNR; encoded by the coding sequence ATGAAAACAATACTAGTAACAGGCGGAGCTGGATTCATAGGAAGCCATGTATGCGATGCGCTCATCTCCAGAGGAGATAAGGTTGTGTGTATCGATAACTTCAATGATTATTATGACCCCTCTTTCAAACATGAGAATATCCAGCACAATATCGGCAAGAAGAATTTTGTGCTTGTGAAAGGGGATTTCACAGAACATGATCTTCTGCGAGGCATATTTGTCGAGCACAAGATAGATGTCATCTGTCACCTTGGCGCGCGCGCCGGGGTAAGACCTTCCATTGAACAGCCGCTGCTATATGAAGAAGTTAATGTGAAAGGGACATTGAACCTTCTTGAGTGTGCACGTGAGTTCTCTGTGAAGCATTTCGTGTTCGCATCATCATCTTCAGTGTATGGGGATAGGGACAAGGTGCCTTTCTCTGAAACAGACAATGTGGAGCATCCGATATCACCATATGCAGCAACAAAAAGGACAGGAGAATTAATGTGCTATACATACCATCATCTCTATGGAATAAAGTGCACATGCCTCCGCTTCTTCACTGTCTATGGCCCCCGCGGAAGGCCAGACATGGCACCATACAAATTTGTCCAATGGGTAACAGAGGGCAAAGAGCTTACAATGTTCGGGGATGGAAGCACGAAAAGAGATTATACCTATATTGCTGACATTGTTTCTGGCGTAGTTGCCTGCATCGACAAACAATTTGACTATGAGATAATAAATCTGGGCAATAACAATCCTGTTTCTCTCAAGGAGTTCATCTCTATTGTTGAAAACCTGGTCGGCAAGAAAGCCATCATAAAAAAGATGCCGATGCAGCCAGGGGATGTCTCAATGACCTATGCAGATGTATCAAAGGCAGGGAAATTGTTGGGTTATAAACCCACCACTTCTTTTGCTGAAGGTATGAAGAAGTTTGTGGAGTGGTATAGATCCAACAGATAA
- a CDS encoding NTP transferase domain-containing protein — MKAIILAAGYGKRMQSTLHQLESADPDLYERLRPEVDRKQKAFLQVDGRPVMDHVYESIRTIPQVDEVYVITNEFFKRDFEEWGKGKPVKVYSDGNNTYLKDKGAIESLLSALEQADPQDDVVICASDSIFRFDFRDVYRFFEEHGTCSVSYNEQESEMHRRGMAVLDASGRIIKFAEKPANPESTNAVLPVYFVSRQDVPVLRGYDLPNRENIGQIIPWLIDNGRSVFCYHINKPMEEVRIDLGNIQDYIRVR; from the coding sequence ATGAAAGCAATAATCCTGGCAGCAGGCTACGGAAAAAGGATGCAGAGCACGCTCCATCAGCTTGAAAGCGCAGACCCTGACCTGTATGAAAGGTTGAGACCTGAAGTTGACAGGAAGCAGAAAGCATTCTTACAAGTGGATGGAAGACCTGTCATGGACCATGTCTATGAATCAATAAGAACAATACCACAAGTTGATGAGGTATATGTCATAACAAATGAATTCTTCAAGCGAGATTTTGAGGAATGGGGAAAAGGTAAGCCAGTAAAGGTGTATAGCGATGGAAATAATACTTATCTCAAAGACAAAGGAGCCATAGAATCACTCCTGTCTGCGCTGGAACAGGCAGATCCGCAGGATGATGTTGTAATCTGCGCATCAGACAGCATATTCAGATTCGATTTCAGGGATGTGTACAGGTTCTTTGAAGAGCATGGAACATGCTCTGTCAGCTATAATGAACAAGAGTCAGAGATGCACAGACGGGGCATGGCAGTGCTTGATGCATCTGGCAGAATCATAAAATTTGCCGAGAAACCTGCAAATCCTGAGTCAACCAATGCTGTGCTGCCAGTATATTTTGTCTCAAGACAAGATGTACCTGTACTAAGAGGATATGATCTTCCTAACAGGGAAAATATCGGCCAGATCATACCTTGGCTGATTGACAATGGCAGGAGTGTGTTCTGTTATCATATCAACAAACCGATGGAAGAGGTCAGGATAGACCTAGGGAATATCCAAGACTATATCAGGGTAAGATGA